Within Thermodesulfovibrionales bacterium, the genomic segment GAACACCGGAGAAACAGCACCGAGGGGACGCTGAAGAACATCGTTCGAAGGATATTACTGAGAGAGTCACTTCCGCGAGTCCGAGGGCGACTGAATCGCAAAAACCCTTCTCTCCCCTCACGGCAGCTTCTGCAAGAGACAGACTGCGTACGCGGCAATGCCTTCCCCGCGCCCGACAAACCCCATGCCTTCATCTGTCTTCGCCTTTACGTTGATCACGCCTGATGAAATGCCCGAACCGGACAGTCTCTCCTTCATCGACTCGATGTAGGGTGCAAGCCGGGGCTTTTCGGCGACAACCGTCGAGTCGATCCACGCAACTCGGTACCCGCTAGCAGACGCCAGATGCACGATATAGGTGAGCATCTCGACGCTCGAGGCATCCCTCCACCGGGGGTCTGTGTCGGGGAAATGCCTTCCGATGTCGCCGATCCCGAGGGCTCCTATGATCGCATCCGTAACGGCATGACAAAGGACATCACCGTCGGAATGACCGAGAAGCCCTTTCTCGAAGGGTATTTCGACCCCCCCGATAATACATCTCCTCCCCTTGATGAGCCTATGGGAGTCATAGCCGAAACCTATCCTCACGTCTCTTCTCCGTAGAGTAGCTTGCGTTTCCCCGGCCTCGCAGCCATTCTCTATCCGATCCCGGTTTTCCGCCTGAGCAGAACCTCGGCCATCGATATATCCTCAGGCGTCGTAATCTTGATATTGTCGTAGGATCCCATGACGACCCTGATGCGTCCCCCGGCCCTTTCTGCCAGTGCCGAATCATCGGTAGCATAGAATTGTTCTGCCATCGCCCTCTCATGCGCCTCCATGAGAAACCCGTAATGAAAAACCTGCGGCGTCTGAACTGCCCACAGCGCCTCTCTCTTCAATGTCTTCGTTACCATACCGTCGACGGTCTCTTTGATCGTGTCTTTCACGGGAACCGCCGCGATAACGCCGTCAACCCCGCTCATGCCGCCGAGAGCCTCTCTGACAAGTTCCGCGCTCACGAACGGTCTGACACCATCATGAATGAGCACAACATCGGCCTTCCCGTCCAGAAGCTTCAACCCGTTGTATACAGAATCCTGGCGTTCCTTCCCGCCGGGGGCAACCCTTCTGACCTTGGGGAAATGGTATCGCTCGAACAGTTTTCCGGCCATCGCCATATCAGATTCTTTGATTACGGGGATGATCTCCTCTATCTCGTCGATGCGCTGAAGGGCATCCAGTGTCCAGACTAAGAGAGGTCTGTCAAGCAGCGTGTAGAAGGGTTTATTCGTCCCTGGACCGAGCCTCTTCCCGAGGCCGGCTGCGGGTACAAGTGTTATAACCTTTTTTCCCATCGGACACAGGCTACTTTATGGTCTTGTATTCTTCCCTCTCGTATTCGTCCTTGGTCCTCGAGAATATCATCCTGCCCGCTGTTGTCTGCAGCACGCTCGTGACGGTCACGTCAGCGTTCTTCCCGATGAGCTTCCTTCCGTTCTCGACAACGACCATCGTACCGTCATCGAGATAGGCAACTCCCTGATTATACTCCTTGCCTTCCTTGATTACGAAAATCGCGAGCGTTTCCCCGGGCAGGACAACCGGTTTCAAGGCATTGGCGAGTTCGTTGATATTGAGCACCGCGACACCCTGGAGTTCGGCCACTTTATTGAGATTAAAATCGTTCGTTATCACTTTGGCATCATGAGTTCTTCCGAGTGCCACGAGCTTCGCATCCACTTCCTTAATCTTCGGGAAATCCTCGTCGGTTATGCGAACCGTTACATGAGCCATTTTCTGAATCCTGTGGAGGACATCGAGCCCCCTCCTCCCCCGCGCCCTCTTGAGCGGGTCGGGAGAATCGGCAATATGCTGAAGCTCCTGCAGAATAAACTGCGGCAGGAGGAATACCCCCTCCAGAAAGCCCGCTTCGCAGACATCGGCGATCCTGCCGTCAATGATTACACTCGTATCCAGTATCTTCACATGATCCTCCGTGCCCTGTCCCCTAACGATCCTGAATATGCCCGGTATCGTAAGGGTCTCTCCCCTCTTCAGGCCGATAAGGAGTCCTCCGTAACCAAATAACGCATTGAGAAAGAATGATACCAGGG encodes:
- the ispD gene encoding 2-C-methyl-D-erythritol 4-phosphate cytidylyltransferase; the encoded protein is MGKKVITLVPAAGLGKRLGPGTNKPFYTLLDRPLLVWTLDALQRIDEIEEIIPVIKESDMAMAGKLFERYHFPKVRRVAPGGKERQDSVYNGLKLLDGKADVVLIHDGVRPFVSAELVREALGGMSGVDGVIAAVPVKDTIKETVDGMVTKTLKREALWAVQTPQVFHYGFLMEAHERAMAEQFYATDDSALAERAGGRIRVVMGSYDNIKITTPEDISMAEVLLRRKTGIG
- a CDS encoding PIN domain-containing protein; this translates as MEQVIIILRIFILLLFLFSGYFIGRTFNSIPEGIGIGFLCGILALLLERVFRKIAVGKIIGGVSGLFAGLLFANLLLFPLRMISIDLSLVSFFLNALFGYGGLLIGLKRGETLTIPGIFRIVRGQGTEDHVKILDTSVIIDGRIADVCEAGFLEGVFLLPQFILQELQHIADSPDPLKRARGRRGLDVLHRIQKMAHVTVRITDEDFPKIKEVDAKLVALGRTHDAKVITNDFNLNKVAELQGVAVLNINELANALKPVVLPGETLAIFVIKEGKEYNQGVAYLDDGTMVVVENGRKLIGKNADVTVTSVLQTTAGRMIFSRTKDEYEREEYKTIK
- the ispF gene encoding 2-C-methyl-D-erythritol 2,4-cyclodiphosphate synthase codes for the protein MRIGFGYDSHRLIKGRRCIIGGVEIPFEKGLLGHSDGDVLCHAVTDAIIGALGIGDIGRHFPDTDPRWRDASSVEMLTYIVHLASASGYRVAWIDSTVVAEKPRLAPYIESMKERLSGSGISSGVINVKAKTDEGMGFVGRGEGIAAYAVCLLQKLP